A genomic stretch from Panthera uncia isolate 11264 chromosome E3, Puncia_PCG_1.0, whole genome shotgun sequence includes:
- the LOC125928432 gene encoding kinesin-like protein KIF19 encodes MSPRLPPGPLPLGTGAHLAQVALRIRPLSDTELEEGATVIAHKVGDQMAVLMDPDEDPEDTLRAHRSREKTFIFDTVFDQHASQEDVYRATTQHLVEGVVSGYNATVFAYGPSGAGKTYTMLGMDAEPGVYLRTLSDLFRAIETRGSTDWGVSMSYLEIYNEVIRDLLNPSSGFLDLREDSRGSIQIAGLTEVSTSNAQEIMHLLTKGNRQRTQEPTAANKTSSRSHAVLQVTVRQRSRGSDLAEGVRVGKLFMVDLAGSERASQTQNRGKRRKEGAHINRSLLALGNCINALSEKGGSRAQYVNFRDSKLTRLLKDALGGNSRTVMIAHISPASTHFEESRTTLLYAYRAKNIKTRVKRNLLNVSYHIAQYTDVISNLRREIEHLKSKIEKQEEEKRGEPGVQDAQVRIPSHDGEEDSCRQMNKIRAQLVGAFKEQLEMRRSLVELENTNIELHVDMSRHLLTIADWEREKAQHLVHRDRTPEGDEEPAEADGDEGESVEPPEVAVAREEVNTLLAEQRKAAALKAGLERRLASAKEKASQLEQLLPAQASSEDQREVLRLLCWAHELEAENTELRADGLRRRSLLWQKDFVIRRYHQHRRLCEQLLRDQRQLIEGGGIAVPKSLDERYGLILRELGAGSLNRLLLLHSVMSSSLRDGLVLNKSPAPQEEASWDWPDDRKDLPWGAQFELPLMLLEEDSGGYTSSQATPSKTLGKQDSLLPLPSLRILLTPPAHEAGPLSVKNLVSKLGAPAGLDLGASRMAAEAGGPALSAQTLKEMAMSTKSIALIAATRRSKAQDREGGSGRSSLHLPEDMALDSRDPSPADRRWPHASPGRDRSAEKARGKLSPSLTWSMQTVTENPQPPSVEHVAKSQPPPAPLPLTKSSGKSFLPAVSTASKIKPSPSLHADEKVLRMPEVTFTLPSATWQSSPGPRRTPLAPRDIRGQCLPRPRLRIALSLRTRTLWPLATGPCHTLISHACPVAT; translated from the exons ATGTCCCCGAGGCTGCCTCCTGGCCCTCTGCCCCTTGGTACAGGTGCCCACTTGGCACAG GTGGCGCTTCGGATCCGCCCGCTCAGTGACACAGAactggaggaaggggccaccGTCATCGCCCACAAAGTGGGAGACCAG ATGGCGGTGCTCATGGACCCCGACGAGGACCCCGAGGACACACTGCGGGCACACCGGTCACGGGAGAAGACTTTCATTTTCGACACCGTTTTCGACCAGCATGCCTCACAG GAAGATGTGTACCGTGCCACCACCCAGCACCTAGTGGAAGGCGTCGTTTCTGGATACAATGCAACGGTGTTTGCCTATGGCCCCTCAG GCGCAGGGAAGACGTACACCATGCTGGGCATGGACGCGGAGCCCGGCGTCTACCTGCGGACCCTCAGTGACCTGTTCCGGGCCATCGAGACGCGCGGCAGCACGGACTGGGGTGTGTCGATGTCTTACCTGGAG ATTTACAACGAAGTGATTCGGGACCTCCTGAACCCGTCCTCGGGGTTTCTGGACCTGAGGGAAGATTCTCGGGGCAGCATCCAGATCGCAGGCCTCACGGAAGTCTCTACCTCTAACGCGCAGGAG ATCATGCACCTTCTCACCAAAGGCAACCGGCAGCGCACGCAGGAGCCCACGGCCGCCAACAAGACGTCGTCTCGCTCCCACGCGGTGCTGCAGGTCACCGTGCGCCAGCGGAGCCGCGGCTCGGACTTGGCGGAGGGAGTGCGCGTCGGGAAGCTCTTCATGGTGGACCTGGCGGGCTCCGAGCGGGCGTCGCAG ACCCAAAACCGCggcaagaggaggaaggaaggcgcCCACATCAACCGCTCCCTGCTGGCGCTGGGCAACTGCATCAACGCGCTCAGCGAGAAAGGCGGCAGCCGGGCGCAGTACGTGAACTTCCGGGACAGCAAGCTCACGCGCCTGCTGAAG GACGCCCTGGGAGGGAACAGCCGGACCGTGATGATCGCGCACATCAGCCCGGCCAGCACGCACTTCGAGGAGTCTCGGACCACCCTGCTGTATGCCTACAGGGCAAAGAACATCAAGACGAGG GTGAAGCGCAACCTACTGAACGTGTCCTACCACATCGCACAGTACACCGACGTCATCTCCAACCTGCGCAGGGAGATCGAGCACCTCAAGTCCAAAAttgagaagcaggaggaggagaagagaggagaaccCGGGGTCCAGGACGCACAAG tAAGGATCCCCTCACACGATGGAGAGGAGGATAGCTGCCGGCAGATGAACAAGATCCGGGCGCAGCTCGTTGGGGCCTTCAAGGAGCAGCTGGAGATGCGGCGCAGCCTGGTGGAACTGGAGAACACCAACATAGAGCTGCACGTTGACATGTCCCGCCACCTGCTGACCATTGCAGA CTGGGAGCGGGAGAAGGCCCAGCACCTCGTGCACAGGGACAGGACGCCGGAGGGGGACGAGGAGCCGGCAGAGGCGGACGGGGACGAGGGCGAGTCCGTGGAGCCGCCTGAGGTGGCCGTGGCCAGAGAGGAGGTCAACACGCTTCTGGCTGAGCAGAGGAAAGCTGCGGCCCTCAAG GCGGGGCTGGAGCGGCGTCTGGCCAGTGCCAAGGAGAAGGCCTCGCAGCTGGAGCAGCTGCTGCCCGCGCAGGCCAGCAGCGAGGACCAGCGGGAGGTGTTGCGGCTGCTGTGCTGGGCCCACGAGCTGGAGGCCGAGAACACGGAGCTGCGGGCCGACGGCCTGCGCAGGAGGAGTCTGCTGTGGCAGAAGGACTTCGTGATCCGGCGCTACCACCAGCACCGGCGGCTCTGTGAGCAGCTCCTCCGGGACCAGCGGCAGCTGATCGAGG GTGGTGGCATCGCGGTGCCCAAGTCCCTGGACGAGCGGTACGGTCTGATCCTGCGGGAGCTGGGTGCGGGCTCGCTGAaccggctgctgctgctgcactCGGTCATGTCGAGCTCCCTGCGG GACGGCTTGGTTCTGAATAAGTCCCCCGCGCCGCAGGAGGAGGCTAGCTGGGACTGGCCAGACGACAGGAAGGACCTCCCGTGGGGTGCCCAGTTTGAACTGCCGCTGATGCTGCTGGAGGAGGACAG CGGTGGCTACACATCGTCGCAAGCCACGCCATCGAAAACGCTGGGAAAGCAGgattcccttctccctctgccatccCTCCGCATCCTGCTAACGCCTCCGGCTCATGAG GCAGGCCCCCTGAGCGTGAAGAATTTGGTCTCCAAGCTGGGCGCCCCCGCTGGCCTGGACCTGGGTGCCTCGCGGATGGCAGCGGAGGCCGGCGGCCCGGCCCTGAGCGCTCAGACCCTCAAGGAGATGGCCATGAGCACCAAGAGCATCGCTCTCATCGCGGCCACCCGGCGCTCCAAGGCGCAGGACCGCGAGGGTGGCAGCGGCCgctcctccctccaccttccaGAGGACATGGCCCTGGACTCCAGGGACCCGAGCCCAGCAGACAGGAGGTGGCCCCACGCCAGCCCGGGCCGGGACCGTTCTGCGGAGAAGGCCAGGGGGAAGCTGTCACCCTCCCTCACCTGGAGCATGCAGACG GTGACGGAGAACCCTCAACCCCCCTCCGTGGAGCACGTGGCCAAGAGCCAGCCACCGCCTGCACCCCTGCCGCTAACGAAGTCGTCCGGAAAGAGCTTCCTCCCTGCCGTCTCCACGGCCTCCAAGATAAAGCCCAGCCCCAGTCTCCATGCAg